From the Sporichthyaceae bacterium genome, the window AACCTCGAGGGATTCCAGGATCTCGACCTGTGCCTCGGCCGCCACCCGGGCGCGCTCCAGCAGCACCGGCAGCGAGCCGACGTTGTGCGTACCGAACACCACGTCCACGTACGGCGCGCGGCGCACGATCTCCGCGCGGTCCTTCTGCGCCAGGCACCCCCCGACGGCGATCTGCATGCCGGGGTGCGCGGCCTTCACCGACGCGACGTGCCCGAGGTTGCCGTAGAGACGATTGTCCGCGTTCTCCCGCACCGCGCAGGTGTTGAACACCACGACGTCGGCGACGCTGCCCTCGGCCGCCCGCGCGTAGCCGGCCGCCTCCAGCGAGCCCGCCAGCCGCTCGGAGTCGTGCACATTCATCTGGCAGCCGTAGGTGCGGACCTGGTAGGTACGCGACGAACCGCCGGACGAGGAATGTCCGGGCGGGGCGGTGTAGGCGGAGCGGGGCACCCGCCCAGCGTACGGGGCGGAGCCGGGCGGGTAGCGTGCTCGGAGTGCTGATGAGGATGCGCCGCCTGCGCGTGGGCGCCGCCACCGTCGCGGTGGCCCTGACCGTCACCGCCTGCGGGTTTCACACCTCGGACAGCGCGAAGGCCCGCGCGTCCGCGGCCGCCGCGGCGAGCCTGATGGCCCGGATTCAACAGGGCAGCAAGCTGGTGGTCGGGGTGGAGTTCAACCAGCCCGGCATCGGCGTGAAGGACCCGACCACCGGCCTGTTCTCCGGCTTCGACGTCGAGATCGCCAACCTGATCGCCGGCAGACTCGGGGTGAAGGAATACGACATCGAGTTCAGGGAGATTGTGCCGAGCAACCGGGAAACGTCGCTGATCACCGGCGCCGTGGATCTGGTCATCGCCTCGTACTCGATCACCGACGCCCGTCGCGCCATGGTCGGCCAGGCCGGTCCGTATCTGGTCACCGGGCAGCAACTACTGGTCCGCAAGGACGACGATTCTATTTCCGGGCCGGCGGCGCTGAAGGGCAAGAAGGTCTGCGCGATGACCGGGTCCCCGTCGCTCAAGACCATGCAGCAGAAATACGGCGCGAAGCCCGCGCCGTTCGCCACCTACACCGAGTGCGTGACGCAGTTGCTGAACAAGGCGGTGGATGCGGTGACCACCGACGGCGCGATCCTGCTCGGGTATGCCTCGAGCCAACCGGAGCAGCTCAAGGTGGTCGGCGCGCCGTTCAGCACCGAGCGCTACGGCATCGGCTTCAAGCGCGGCGACAGCGCGACCTGCGCTGCCCTGCGCCAAGCCCTGGTCCAGATCTTCGCCGACGGCAGCTGGATCAAGGCCTTCAAGCAGACCCTGGGCAAGGCGGGCGTGCCCACTCCGCTCAAGCCCGTCGTCGACCCCACGTGCTGACGGGGTCTCAGTCGTCGACGACTGCCGCCTCGGCCGCCGCCAACACCGCACCCCGCTCGCCCGAGCACGCCGCGTCGGTTTCCGCCTCCAGCGCCTCCCGGATCACCCGATAGGACAGCTGCGAGGAGTACCCCTTACGGGCCAGCAACGCCGCGGTACGCCGAAACCGCACGGTGGTGTCCAACCCGCGGGTGGCGGCCAACCGCCGCGCGGCCAGCTCCCGCGCGGTGGTGGCCTCCCGCTCCGGGTCCAGCTCGGCGACCGCCTCCTCCACCACCGGATCGGCCACCCCGCGGCTGCGCAACTCGTGGGCCAGGGCCCGGCGGGCCAGGCCCCGGCCGGCGTGCCGGCTGGTCACCCAAGCGGTGGCGAAGGCCGCGTCGTCGATCAGCCCGATGTCGGTCAGCCGAGCCAGCACGGCCTCGGCCACCTCGGGTTCGATCCCGCGCCGGGACATGGCCGTCGTCAATTGCGCTGCGGTGCGCGGACCATCCGTCAATAAGCGCAGACAGATGTCCTTGGCCCGTTCCGCCGGATCCACCGGCGCGCGGTTCTCGCTGTCTGCCGGGCGCGCCTGGGTCGGCCGCGCCCGGCTGTGTCCAGCCACGGTGCGTCAGAAGTCGGTCGGCGTGGCGTCCTCGGGCGCGGCCTCACGGTCGAGCCGAGCCCCGATGCCGAGCTTCTCCTTGATCTTCTTCTCGATCTCATCGGCCAGGTCGGGGTT encodes:
- a CDS encoding regulatory protein RecX; this translates as MAGHSRARPTQARPADSENRAPVDPAERAKDICLRLLTDGPRTAAQLTTAMSRRGIEPEVAEAVLARLTDIGLIDDAAFATAWVTSRHAGRGLARRALAHELRSRGVADPVVEEAVAELDPEREATTARELAARRLAATRGLDTTVRFRRTAALLARKGYSSQLSYRVIREALEAETDAACSGERGAVLAAAEAAVVDD
- a CDS encoding glutamate ABC transporter substrate-binding protein, yielding MRMRRLRVGAATVAVALTVTACGFHTSDSAKARASAAAAASLMARIQQGSKLVVGVEFNQPGIGVKDPTTGLFSGFDVEIANLIAGRLGVKEYDIEFREIVPSNRETSLITGAVDLVIASYSITDARRAMVGQAGPYLVTGQQLLVRKDDDSISGPAALKGKKVCAMTGSPSLKTMQQKYGAKPAPFATYTECVTQLLNKAVDAVTTDGAILLGYASSQPEQLKVVGAPFSTERYGIGFKRGDSATCAALRQALVQIFADGSWIKAFKQTLGKAGVPTPLKPVVDPTC